DNA from Pontibacter deserti:
TGCAAAACCGGTAAGTATAGCACCTGTACCAACGCCAACATCACCCTGAACTACAGTGCTGCCATTGTTAGCCACTTTTTTACTGGCCAGCACGTTAAATGCAGCAGCAGAACCCAAAGAGAGGCCCTGCGCCATAGTGCTGGCAATAACACTGAAGAAGACTGCTGCAAGCAGCAGTACATTCTTTACTAAGCTCCCCATTTAGTAAAAAGTAAATGTTTTACAATAGGACTGATTAAGTTTGCGAATAGATTGTATTTTAACAGCACCTGAAAGCTTCACTTCTCCACTGCTACAGCATCACTTTTACTGCCTTGTTAAGGCAAAGTAGTGCAACAGCTTCTGACCCCAGATGCTTGTTTTCAGAAAGTTACATCCAATTTTCAAATATCGTTCATACACCCGTAATTATATTAAATAAATGCAAGTTTTAGCATCCATTATAACATAACAGCCAAGTTAGCAGGGTACATAGATGTACACTAATATAAGAAAATTATAAATACCACCTAACTCTCTGATAAATAATATTATAAAAATCTTAAAATTTAATGATGATGTAGCTGAAAAAATCAGTGCAATAAATGGAGAGGGTATGATAAACTTTAGCAAATAAAAAGGCGCAACCTGAGCTGCGCCTTACTAAAGCAATTATTTGTAATATAAGGGCATTCTTACCATATCCATTGCGGACAAAGTATACGCCTGTTATTAAGTAATTTAAAACCGACAACTATTTCGTGAGTACCTGCACTTACCTGATTCAGATTAGAGGTAGTGGCATCATAAGAATAGGAAACATCCAGTAGCGGGCTCACATAAACACCCACCATACCAACTACTGCATCGTTATGGCGATAAGCCGCACCTACCCAAAAGCGCTCATCATACAGGGTACGTAAGCTAACATCTATAGAGTTAGGGCTCGGATCAGCCAATTTCAGCATAACAGACGGTATAACATCTATTTTTGAAGTAGGCTCGAAGCGATAACTTGCAGTGGCAAAATAATGGCGCTGCAGCTCCATGGCTGCCCGTTCTTCTTCGGCGGCACTAAAGCTTCCCACATCTTCCAGGAGCTGGGCACCAGCCACGCCAATCGAAAAGTTACGTGAATAAATCCAAAGCCCCAGGTTAAGGTCCACCACATTATTATTCAGGTTACCCCCACCAACCAATGGATCGTTATTATTTCCAAATTCCAGGTCATTGGAATTTATTCTATTATTAATGATGCCTACAGAGGCTCCACCTGATACATTTATAGAGTTTGTTATGGGCAGATGGTAAGCATAAGCAAATGACACTCCTGTACGGCGCAAGGGCCCGGTTTTATCTGTATGAAAAACTGCACCTATACCATGATGCGCGAGTGCTCTGTGGTATTTTGTGCTTCCAAAACCTTTATTTAATGGCGTATGTGCCGTGAGGTAATAGGTAACCGGAGCACCATCCAATCCAACCCACTGCCGCCGGTTGCTTACCCGTATATCAGCATAATCTTCTATACCTGTAATAGCAGGGTTAAGTATAAAGTTGTTGAGCATGTACTGGCTATACTGTGGCCGCTGCTGCGAAAAAGCTGTTTGCGCACAAACCAACATTAAGAACATCAGCAGGTATATGGTTAGCTTTCTCATAATTAACGGATAATGGTAACGTTGCCCGAAATTGGTTTCTCAGCCCTGTTCAGGTAAATCATGTAATAGTAAGTTGCTACCGGCAGGTCTTCACCGTTCAGCGTTCCGTCCCAGGGCGTGCCGTAGCCATTAGACGTATAAACGATATTGCCCCAGCGGTTAAAGATCTCCACACGCACTTCCGGGTAATTCTCAATATTCTCGATCTCCCATACTTCGTTCACGTTATCACGGTTAGGCGTGAAGGCATTCGGTATTTTAATAGCAGGTATAACAGTTATAGTTACTTCATCGGTGGCGGAGCAACCCTCTTCTGTACTTACAGTTACCCTGTAGGTAGTTGTCTCATTTGGTTTTGCTACCGGGTTAGCTACATTCGGGTTGCTTAGGCTCTCGGCAGGCTCCCATACATAAATATCACCACCTGTAGCCCGAAGTTCCACTGTTCTGCCTTGTATAATAGTTACATCAGGACCTGCATCTGCAACAGGATCAACTATACTTACATTTACAGATGTCCGGGTTGCGCTGGAGCAACCATTTGTGTTAACTGCCTCTACATAGTAGGTTGTTGGCTGGGTTAAATTTGGTGTCTTGAAAACAGCCCCCTCAAATACCGGCTCGCCGCCTGTTGCATCTGTAAACCATTGGTAAATACTGCCAGTAGCACTTTGCACAGTTAGTGTCGCTGATCCGCCCGGGCAGGTGGTAGCATCACGCACAGTCAGTATTGGCGGAGATGGCCTTGGGTTTACAGTTACAAGTATAGGCTCTGAAGTTGTTTCACAACCCTGAGAGTCTACTATTCTCCTGAACCATGTATTTTGTGTAAGTGCCTGCGGCGTATAGTTGGGAGATGTATTTGTTCCGGCAGCCGACCCAAAACCACTGTCCGGGCCGGTAATGCTGCTCTGCCACAAATAAGTATAAGTACCATTGCCACCCGTAGGAACTGATCCGGTCAGGGTTTCAGGAACATCGCCAGCACAGATTGTTTGTGGCGCACTGATACTGTTATTGGCGACTCCCTGGTTAACCGTGATAAGTATAGCCTCACTTACATTAGCCTCACAACCTTCGGAAGTTA
Protein-coding regions in this window:
- a CDS encoding PorP/SprF family type IX secretion system membrane protein; translation: MRKLTIYLLMFLMLVCAQTAFSQQRPQYSQYMLNNFILNPAITGIEDYADIRVSNRRQWVGLDGAPVTYYLTAHTPLNKGFGSTKYHRALAHHGIGAVFHTDKTGPLRRTGVSFAYAYHLPITNSINVSGGASVGIINNRINSNDLEFGNNNDPLVGGGNLNNNVVDLNLGLWIYSRNFSIGVAGAQLLEDVGSFSAAEEERAAMELQRHYFATASYRFEPTSKIDVIPSVMLKLADPSPNSIDVSLRTLYDERFWVGAAYRHNDAVVGMVGVYVSPLLDVSYSYDATTSNLNQVSAGTHEIVVGFKLLNNRRILCPQWIW